The nucleotide sequence GGGCAAGGCCGTTCACCGCATCGAGTACGCCAACGCCCTGCTGCTTCAGGGCAACAAGGCGGGCGCCAAGGCCCAACTGGAAAAGGCCGTCGGCATGAGTGGCAGCACCTTCTGGGAAAAGCGCGACGTGGCGACGGCCCAGGCTATGCTCGCCAAGCTCAAGTAACCACGTTTGGTCCAGGCTGCCCTCAGTGGGCAGTCTTTTTTTGCTCCTGTGGCCAGCCCGGCTCAAGGTCATCTTAAGGCCCTCCTGAGCCTGCATCTCACCGCCGGATGTCAGCCTGGGGCCATGACCCAGACCAGAGACCTCACCGGCAAGAAAATCGCCATCCTCGCCACCGACGGTGTGGAAGAAGTCGAGCTGACCAGCCCCCGTCAGGCCATCGAAGCGGCGGGCGGCCAGACGGAACTCATCGGCCTCAAGTCCGGCGAGATTCAGTCCATGAAGGGCGACATCGAGCCGCAGGCCAAATACCAGGTGGACCGGACCGTTTCCGAAGTCAAGGCCAGCGACTACGACGGCCTGCTGCTGCCCGGCGGCACCGTAAACCCCGACAGCCTGCGTCTGGATGAGACCGCCATGCGCTTCGTCCGCGACATGTACGACGCGGGCAAACCCATCGCCGCCATCTGCCACGGCCCCTGGAGCCTCTCGGAAACCGGCATCGCCCAGGGG is from Deinococcus wulumuqiensis R12 and encodes:
- a CDS encoding type 1 glutamine amidotransferase domain-containing protein, translated to MTQTRDLTGKKIAILATDGVEEVELTSPRQAIEAAGGQTELIGLKSGEIQSMKGDIEPQAKYQVDRTVSEVKASDYDGLLLPGGTVNPDSLRLDETAMRFVRDMYDAGKPIAAICHGPWSLSETGIAQGLKMTSWPSLKRELTLAGAQWVDEECVTDKGVVTSRNPDDLPAFNKKMIEEFAEGDHSSRRQ